From Canis lupus familiaris isolate Mischka breed German Shepherd chromosome 16, alternate assembly UU_Cfam_GSD_1.0, whole genome shotgun sequence, one genomic window encodes:
- the TAS2R5 gene encoding taste receptor type 2 member 5: MLTAALPLLMVVAVVEFLIGLVGNGVLMVWSFGEWVRKFNGSSYNLIVLGLAVCRFLLQCLIMMDLSLFPFFQSSRWLHYLSIFWILVSQASLWFATFLSVFYCRKIMTLEHPVCLWLKQRAYCLSLWCLLVYLMISLLLVAHIGLKPYNPSQGNSSILYPLKSWHYLYIVKLNAGSGLPLMVFLVSSGMLIVSLYRHHKKMEVHTAGRRDAQAKAHITVLKSLGCFLILHVIYILASPFSITSKSSADLLVVFISETVMAAYPSLHSVILILGNPRMKQTCQRILWKTVCAWKS, translated from the coding sequence ATGCTGACTGCTGCCCTACCACTGctgatggtggtggcagtggttgaATTTCTCATTGGCTTGGTGGGAAATGGAGTCCTTATGGTCTGGAGTTTTGGTGAATGGGTCAGAAAATTCAACGGGTCCTCATACAACCTCATTGTCCTGGGCCTGGCTGTCTGCCGATTTCTCCTGCAGTGTCTGATTATGATGGACTTAAGCCTGTTTCCATTTTTCCAGAGTAGCCGTTGGCTTCACTATCTCAGTATCTTCTGGATCCTGGTAAGCCAGGCCAGCCTGTGGTTTGCCACTTTCCTCAGCGTCTTCTACTGCAGGAAGATCATGACCCTTGAACATCCTGTCTGCTTGTGGCTGAAGCAGAGGGCCTATTGCCTGAGTCTCTGGTGCCTTCTGGTGTACCTCATGATCAGTTTGTTACTTGTAGCACACATTGGCTTAAAGCCCTATAATCCTTCTCAAGGCAACAGCAGCATTCTGTACCCCCTTAAAAGCTGGCACTACCTGTATATAGTAAAGCTCAACGCAGGAAGTGGATTGCCTCTCATGgtgtttcttgtttcttctggGATGCTGATTGTCTCTTTGTATAGACACCACAAGAAGATGGAGGTACATACAGCTGGTAGGAGAGATGCTCAGGCCAAGGCTCACATCACTGTACTGAAGTCCTTGGGCTGCTTCCTTATCCTTCATGTGATTTATATCCTGGCCAGCCCCTTTTCCATTACCTCCAAGTCTTCTGCTGATCTCCTCGTTGTCTTCATCTCTGAGACAGTCATGGCTGCCTATCCTTCTCTTCATTCTGTCATTCTGATCCTGGGGAATCCCAGGATGAAGCAGACTTGTCAGAGAATTCTGTGGAAGACAGTGTGTGCTTGGAAATCCTAG
- the TAS2R3 gene encoding taste receptor type 2 member 3 produces the protein MSGLGKSVFLVLSVTQFILGMLGNGFIVLVNGSSWFKNKTVSLSDVIITNLALSRIVLLWILLVDGVLMVFFSKVHDEGTVMEIIDIFWTFTNHLSIWLATCLSVLYCLKIASFSHPTFLWLKWRVSRVVVQMILGALLLSCASAMSLVHEFKIYSILSGIAGTGNVTEHFRKKRNDYKVAHVLGTLWNLPPLIVSLASYFLLIFSLGRHTQQMKHSGTSSRDLSTEAHQRAIKIIVSFLFLFLLYFLAFLITSSSYFIPETEMVKRVGVVVTMFYPASHSFVIILGNNKLKQMFTEMLCCEPGYLKPGFKRPFAP, from the coding sequence ATGTCAGGGCTGGGGAAATCCGTGTTCCTGGTTCTGTCTGTCACTCAGTTCATTCTGGGGATGCTGGGGAATGGTTTCATAGTGTTGGTCAATGGCAGCAGCTGGTTCAAGAACAAGACAGTCTCTTTGTCTGACGTTATCATCACTAACCTGGCTCTCTCCAGGATTGTTCTGCTGTGGATTCTCTTGGTTGATGGTGTTTTAATGGTCTTCTTTTCCAAAGTACATGATGAAGGGACAGTAATggaaattattgatattttctggACATTTACGAACCACCTGAGCATTTGGCTTGCCACCTGTCTCAGTGTCCTCTACTGCCTGAAAATTGCCAGTTTCTCCCATCCGACGTTCCTCTGGCTCAAGTGGAGAGTTTCCAGAGTGGTCGTACAGATGATTTTGGGTGCACTGCTCTTATCGTGTGCCAGTGCCATGTCTCTGGTCCATGAATTTAAGATCTATTCTATTCTCAGTGGAATTGCTGGTACAGGGAATGTGACCGAGCActttagaaagaagagaaatgactATAAAGTGGCCCATGTTCTTGGGACTCTGTGGAACCTCCCTCCCCTAATTGTTTCTCTGGCCTCCTACTTTCTGCTCATCTTCTCCCTGGGAAGGCACACACAGCAGATGAAGCACAGTGGCACCAGCTCCAGAGATCTGAGCACGGAGGCCCACCAGAGAGCCATCAAAATCATcgtctctttcctctttctcttcctgctttactttcttgcctttttaattaCATCATCCAGTTATTTCATACCAGAAACTGAGATGGTTAAGAGAGTTGGAGTAGTTGTTACAATGTTTTACCCTGCCAGCCACTCATTCGTTATCATTCTGGGAAACAATAAGCTGAAGCAGATGTTTACGGAGATGCTGTGCTGTGAGCCTGGTTATCTGAAGCCTGGATTCAAAAGACCTTTTGCCCCATAA
- the TAS2R4 gene encoding taste receptor type 2 member 4, producing the protein MLQIFFLSAIIFSAILNFVGLIVNLFIAVVSYRTWLKSHRISSSNWILFSLGITRFLMLGLFLLNIIYFFISPKMERSVHLSTFFLSCWMFLDSNSLWFVTLLNALYCVKITDFQLGVFLLLKRNLSPKIPRLLLACVLISAFTTLLYVVLKQTSSLPEFVTQRNGTGCGIHGSVLSLVTSLVLRSVLQFIINVTSASLLIHSLRRHIQKMQKNTTIFWNPQTEAHVGAMKLMICFLILYIPYSVATLLHYFPYGGMDLRTRSICLVISSFYPPGHSILIILTHPKLKTKAKKILCFNK; encoded by the coding sequence ATGCTTCAGATATTCTTTTTATCTGCCATTATTTTCTCAGCAATTTTGAATTTTGTGGGACTCATTGTAAATCTGTTTATTGCAGTGGTCAGTTATAGGACTTGGCTCAAAAGCCATAGAATTTCCTCTTCTAATTGGATCCTCTTCAGCTTGGGCATCACCAGATTTCTTATGCTGGGACTGTTTCTACTCAACATCATCTACTTCTTCATCTCTCCAAAAATGGAAAGGTCGGTGCACCTATCCACTTTTTTCCTGTCGTGTTGGATGTTTTTGGACTCTAATAGTCTCTGGTTTGTAACCTTGCTCAATGCCTTGTACTGCGTGAAGATTACGGACTTCCAACTTGGAGTATTTCTCCTGCTGAAGCGAAATCTCTCCCCAAAGATCCCCAGGCTGTTGCTAGCCTGTGTACTGATTTCTGCCTTCACCACTCTCCTGTATGTTGTGCTCAAACAGACATCATCCCTTCCTGAATTTGTGACTCAGAGAAATGGTACAGGATGTGGCATCCATGGGAGTGTCTTGTCTTTGGTGACCTCTTTGGTCTTGCGCTCAGTTCTCCAGTTTATCATTAATGTGACTTCTGCTTCCTTGTTGATACATTCCTTGAGGAGACATATACAGAAGATGCAGAAAAACACCACTATTTTTTGGAATCCTCAGACTGAAGCTCATGTGGGCGCTATGAAGCTGATGATCTGTTTCCTCATCCTGTACATTCCTTACTCAGTTGCTACCTTGCTACATTATTTCCCTTATGGTGGGATGGATTTGAGAACCAGATCCATCTGTTTGGTTATTTCCAGCTTTTACCCTCCAGGACATTCTATTCTCATTATCCTCACACATcctaaactgaaaacaaaagcaaagaagatTCTTTGTTTCAACAAATAG